GCCGTCACCCACACCCCAAACCAGAAACTTCCGCGCCGGACGGCGAGGGCGGCGGCCAATCCGATCAGCAGGCCAGCCGAAATGTAGAGCAAACCTTCCAGGTCGGTGATCACGACTTCCATTGCGAACAGCCACGATCCCATTGGCACGAGAGGCAACACGACCAACAGCCCGGTCAACAGGTCGCGCCGACTCAGCCAGAGGAGGCCCCCAACCATCAACACCAGCCAGGCCAGGATCATCACGACTCCGGCGAAGGTAAGATCAGGAGAATTGAATTGGATGACAGCGCCCCACGCCCCGGCTAACCCGTAGCCCAGCCAGCTTGCCGACCAGCGGGGCAGGCCGCGCCACAACCCAACTGCCGACATGATCGCCACCAACGACCAAAAAGCCGGGATCAATTGTGTTGGATAAGTGTAGTCCCAACGCTCCGAGTGGCGGAAAGGCGCAAAGATTTCATCCCAACCGTAAGTCCGCAGTTCGTAGATCATCACCGGCGCGTAAATCATCAGCGCATATAACAGATGCGGCAACCCGGCTAATGTGGCCGCCCACCAGGAGCCGGGCATTCTCGTTTCATCCACGCCGATCCCAGTCGTTTTCAAAGTGTGCCAGTATTCGCGCAGAAGGCTCATGGGGAAATCCTTTATCTCTCGCAAACATACCTTTATCAGCGAAGTGGCATCCCTCCCCACCGCCTCCGCAACTGCTTCCGCAAAAACAGATTGCATCTCGGCGGCAAACTCGGCGCGGAAAGATTGCGGGTATAACCGCAACAGGGCAGCGTGCAGACGAATGATCAAAAAGGCGCTCATGCCGATGCCGGCCCAGGTGGCATGGCACTGAGGCGAGTGACCAGCCATCCGCCCAACAGCAACCATACCAAACCAACGGCGTAGACCTCATATTTATAAATGTCGCCCAGGTCGTACAGCGCGACCGAAAGACCTGCCGGGAGGATGCGGAATCCAAACCATATCGGCAACAGCAACATCCACATCAGCGGCAAGGCCGAGGGGATAAGAACGAGCAAGGCGAGTGAGGCCAGGTCAAGCGGCACTTTACTGCGCCGTACCGCAACGCCCAACCATAGCGCACCGGCGAGACATAGGAACAAGCCCAGGTAAACGACCATGTTGAACCACAGCGTGCCAGGCCCGATGTTTGCGATGCTCTGCCAGAAGTAGCCCAGGTAGTAGCCCAGGTTGCCGAACAAGTTGAGCACCAGCCCTCCCAGCGCTAAACGATAACCTAACATCCCCGCTTGCCCGCTACGCTTTCCGATCTCCCTCAATCCCCAGAACAACAACGGCCCGATCACCAGCGCGGAACCCACCACCAGTTGCGGCGCGAAAAGCCCGGCCATCGCTGCCAGGGTGGGCGGCTCGGAGTATTCGGGCGGCAAGTTGTGCCAGTAGGTTCGAGCGTAGGCCGCGAGCAGGCCGGTGAGCAGACTCGCGTCGAGGGCCAGCCACAGCCCGATCCGCGCGTTGTTCAAGCGGACGATGGCGATGGCCAGAGCGCCGGCAAGCAATACCATCCCCAACTGGATCGCGTTGTGGATCGTCGGCTCCACAAACTCAAGGGCAGGAGACCAGAACAGCAACATCAGCGGCGTCGCCATCAACAACCCCTTGATCCGATCTCGCCCCGTGATCCAGTAAAGCCAACCGACGATAATCAACGGGGCGGCGAGAAGAACGATTTGGGGCAACAGTAGCACTATCACTGCCGCATATATATACCAACTAGCCGCCCAGCGCGGCCAGCCACGCCGCCAGGCCAGGGCCAGCGCCGCCAGGATGAAAAAGGGCAGGATAAACAAAAAGATCGGATAGACTGTCGATCCATTTCTAACCGTGCCGAGCGGTAGCAACACCAACATCACCACGAGCAAATGCGGCAGTCCGGCCAGGGTTGCGTCTTTCCACGAACCGGTTTGTCGGTTTTCCGCCATGGCAATTCCTTTCAATATCTCGGACCAATGCTCACGCAGAAGACTTGTGGGCAGGTCTTTCAACTCCCGTAAGCACACAATGACTATCGAAGCTAAACCCGTCCGACTGGCCACCGCCTCTGCAAACACAGCCCGCATCTCCTCCCCAAACTCGGCCCGGAAGCGATGGGGATACAACCGTAACAGCAAGGCATAAACCCAAACGATAACGCTCATGCCTGATCCTCAACCGCCCGCAGTTGGGCCGTGCTCACCAGTTTCTTCAGGCGGGTCGTTTCGGCCTTCAACACCCGCCGTCCTTGATCGGTAAGAGCATAAGCCTTGCGCTCGCGGGCGGTGTCGTTCTCAGCAGGGTCGGCCACGCGCTTGATCCATTTTTGCTCCAGCAGGCGCTTGAGCGCGCCGTAAAGGGTGCTGGTGCTCAACACGATGCGGCGCTCGCTTAACGCCTCCACGTCTTTCATAATGGCGTAGCCGTGCTTTGGCTCCGGGGCCAGGCTGAGCAAAATAAAGAACGTCG
This region of Chloroflexota bacterium genomic DNA includes:
- a CDS encoding helix-turn-helix transcriptional regulator gives rise to the protein MADTINIQSNLPLTETTFFILLSLAPEPKHGYAIMKDVEALSERRIVLSTSTLYGALKRLLEQKWIKRVADPAENDTARERKAYALTDQGRRVLKAETTRLKKLVSTAQLRAVEDQA